AGCATCCCAAATACTTTTGATTTACTTACATAGTCTGAGAAAAGGCTGTgactttctatttatttatttaaacacaagTGAAAAGCAAGTCGGCTTCACTTACATCTTTGGGAATCGTTACTTGTGTTGTGATGATGGGTCCACCAAGATCTCCATATGAACCACGGCCCCCTGTGTAAGAATAGTCTGATTTAAACATATGCATCAAGCCTCTTACTGACTAAATGAAGTGCACGTCAAAGTTCTCTATAAAAACTTACCATATCCAGAGCCACCCTCAAActataagaaaaagagaaaaacacccTTAAATAGCAAATAGCCATGATTCATTAACATGTTTTCATCTCAAGTATCATACTGTTAACTTTGAGCCTATTTTATGCAAAAATCCTAACCCACAACCTTAATCTAAGTGTCATTAGAGGCAAACTGGGGAAGAGGGCAGACCAGGAACaaaagggggtgggaggaaatATCTCATAAGAACCTCTTAGCTTACTCTGTTAACATCTCTAAGAATAAGTCATCAAGATCCAGCCATACCAGTTTACCAAGCAACCTTATCAACTCAGCTGGTAAACAGCTCTTGATGCTGATCTACTCCTGACCCTTGGACTAAACTAACATTCAAATAAAAAGATCAGAGTTCAGCCTTATTACTACTACCTATACAGCTCAGGAGAAATTAAAGTCTCAGTTTGGGACAAGACGTTTACCTGGTAACTGTCAATCCTCCTATTCCATCTATATCTTGAGGAAAAACCAAGTCAACTCTAATAACTTTATAATTGGTCTCTCCATTCAGACTATGCTACAATCCTTTGTATCTTAGAAGGGACAATCATGACATTAATTACTGCTGTTCTGCTAAAACTACCATATACCAAATCCAAATCACTGCAGTGCAGCACTCctgactgcttttattttcaggatttGTAGACTGGTACTTTATATCAAGTGCTTAATTTGATCTAATGCCTTCTAAATGCACAAACACCCATTTTAATATCTTCCTGTAGAAGCAGAGAATAGATGTGCACACTTCTCTAGAACTCAACTTATATCACTGAACTACAGAAATACAGGAATTTGTGTGAATTACTTGTTTGCAGAAGTTGTAATGCAACAACTTTTTCCAAAACACTATTTACCTGCTAGCTTTTTGGAGCCACATCAAAACGGaagctattcagaaaaaaattgttcagctGATCATCTGTTTCTAAGCAACCTGTGTTGTGTAATCACGTTGCTTAGCAATACAGATCATAATACAAAATAGAGCTTGTAGTGGATtgcaaaatacaaaagaataaagGACACTGCTTAGAACTTAATTCAGGAGCTGATCAGAGCTGCATATTCCACACACATACTTTTCCACCTATTTCTGCTGATATTTTGCACAGGAAATCCCTTTTTCGGGCTAACTTGTTTTAATGAACAATCCTTTTCTTGaccctttctgctgcttctcctccccagACTACAAGACAGCAAATGAATTTGACAGCAGATGAGCAATTATAACTGCAGTGTTTATGTAAGCTAGGAACTAACATTTAATATTTGGCAGCACTTTGCCATCTTCTAGACAGCATAAACACTTGCTGACACCCTTTGAACTTTCCTTCCTAAACCCCCTAAGAGTAAGAAGTTTGATAAACACAAATCAAATGGAATACTTTCAAATATATGGATAGGTAACGCACAATAGTTATCCACAACTATaagtaaagaattatttttaacattccttGTTTGAAACAGGAGAAAACACAACATGATGAAGTGAACATAAAACATATTCCTAAATAGATGCACCTACAGGGTGTTGAAAAGCAAGAGTTACAGTGAAAGTTACAACTTAGAACACTAAAATAGGGTACAAAAGaggcaataaaacagaaaagcttctctCTTTTGGCTGTGCTACTGCATACTTCCACTGTGGAACATTAACTGCCTGTATAGGATTCACTGTTCAGGACAAACTGCCAATAACCTGAGTTAGAAGGACAGATTTAGGGATTTCTCAGTAGGTGCAAGCTGCCACTGACTACATTCAATCACAAGAAATTCCACTTATCACTTAACcaattcaaatttttttctcaaaaatcaaCTATTAAACCAGTCAAATAAAAGCATGACCACACTCACCAACTCTGGTGGCTGCATGTCATCACAGGCATCCACATGACACTGCATCATCTTCCAAGCACAACATaataggaggaaaagaggaaatgaatcCAAATTAAGTCCATGTCATGGAGGCTTATAGGTAACTTGGCAAGCAAATGCATACATACCAATatagagaaacatttttctgcactACTTAAACTACTACAAAGACTCAAAAGTACATGATATAGACCAGTTACAAGATTCACTCCCTTTTACTTTCACTGCAAGGGAACTGTAACTCATCacacttctttcttccttgtttctgtgGTGTAAACAGATTTTCCTCTTACAAAGAACATCAGACAGCTAAGGGGAGAGCAAAGCTCGaacaatttgtttgttttttttaacacctttGAGTACTAAAACTGTATTATATACTAAAAGATGTTACTCTCAGATACCAAAACCTTCTATTTCtctcatgcattaaaaaaacccagaaaaggcATTTAATAAACAAGTAACTGTCATTGATATATCTATGTCAACAGCAGGTCAAGCAGGAAGGACATGGCTTCTcatattttattaattcatttccATATACCTCATATAGCCAATAGCTAAACTAACAATCTACTACTGCCTAATTATATTGGAAatccaattacttttttttttttttttttaaagtgatatacagcatttctttccttcagaattCTACAACAAAcattggggaaaagaaaatcaaaacaattataaaaatataatttttagaaTCCACTTTAAATTACTATTAAGGCAAAGCCCTTTGCTGGGTTAAAACGTGCAACACAACATGAATAGcacattaaaatataaatgctcATTTAAAAACAGTTCCTAAAATACTAGGTGCAAGGATAACTTAAAGATACATAACAGAATTTTATTCTCTACAGACTCATTTGTGCTAGCTACTACTGGCAACCaatggaaatgaaacagaaaccaaAGGAAACGCTGACTGGATAAGACAAAGAGCATAGTATTAATAAGAATTTATTGACTTTTACATCTAATGAAAGAATATGCATGCAATCCTAACTGATGGCAAATTCCTTATTGTAACTTTCCCTTATTTTTTAGGGATTGGCCCAGAAGAGTGAAattttgttaatttcttttagtattttatataaatgtgtcAAACATCTTtccttcactgattttttttacatgctCCTTAATGTCAAATCTCTTAAACATGAagtacttttaatattttttgtgtatGTACCTTTACTGAAGTGCTTATACAgacatgtgtatatacacacatacatatatatatataatgttaagAAATACCAAGAAGTAGGAATCATTTGAATGAGCAAAAGCAGATTAGATGTCTGAACATACGCTCTACTTTTAAACAGACATTCTGATTTAGTTCTCAATTAActccaatttaaaaatactttgaaagcaTTAGGAattgaccattaaaaaaaagggagggggaggattAAATGGCTTTATATGCACTTCtctacctcccccccccccccccggtatgtttttgtgcatttgtatATATCTAAAGCACCCATGGGGATGGGggtgttaaaaaagaaatagtggAAACGCATTCATGTTTTCTCAGCTATCAAAATAGCCGTTATGGTCCATAGGCATTTGATTTGGAGTAGTTACAGCCTAAAATATATACCTCTGTAATAAGAGAAACAATGCATGTATGTCTTTCAGTAAAATGCCTCAGAAtagagattatatatatatataaatccatattatttttttcctcccatcttaGAATTTACAAGGCTGTCAGTATTGTCGCATCTCAGAAAATTCAAGTTTCACCATCCAGTCTTGGTTCACCATCTTACAAGTCTTGAACTACTGAATTTTTCCGCCTTTAGCAGAGAAGAGAACTGGCAGAAAACGAGGATTTCTGTAGATTCAACATCTCCAAGATGTTGGTCTGAGAAGAGAATCTATTCTtgtcttttaatgtatttatgtaaaaTGGCATTCCTGAAAGCAGCCTTTCCCACGCGTTACTTCACAAACCACAACGATGTTGGTTTACTCTAGTTTAAATGTTTTGCTAGAGATTGGTTTCTATATGAAATACATAGTAGCTCAAGATGACCTTATATTTCTGGCATGACACTTCCAGCTTCAGCCTCGCAATCCATGGAAAGACTTCTCACCTGCTTATACAATTAAGGATACTGGGATTATGGCTAACTAACACTAGAAATTAAATACAATCTGTGTCAGAAAGCAGTCCTCATTGTAGGCAGGCTATGAAACTTGGGCATAAAGCAGCCAAAGCCATGAGCAGCTCcactgtgaagaaataaaattgcttttcagaacatGGAAAATGAGCAGAGATGACTCCCACTTGTTTGTAGAAACTCATGTCAAGAAAGCCAAGGTTAACCTGATCAAAGTCAGACTAAATAGAGTTCAAATAGATTTTCTATTCTAAATGGAATGGAACAGAACTAGAACACGCTATTGCCCAAGCTGAAGATTGCACTCAACTGGATACCCAAGGAAGGGCAGGCTGCTCTGTTTATATGCCCTGACACTGGTTTTATCAGCTGCaaatatgaaaacacaaaaactGAGCTTTGAAAACATAAGAATACAAATAAGGGATCTTAGAGGTATAGTTCATGATTCTTCTAGTTTCTCAAGACCCAGAGTAGCATAGACAACTTGGTggttttggtgttgggttttggttttgtttggtttttttttttttttttttttttggggggggggtgtggtgtggtgtgtgtgtgtggtttgtaaTTTTAAGTGCAAGTCTTTCCTTTCAATATTTCTGCTAGGCTTCTAGTGCCCCAATTTTGACATTCTTGTAATATGTCCTCTTCCAGTATGTATTACTGGAAGTAATTGCCTCTTCCTCCCAGAAGGAGGCAACGTGTAAATCTCACTTAGGTAGCCCATTTCATAGCTCCTCtccacttctttctcttccattcatttaaaagaaaaattaaaaaaatctcatctaaCCTGTCATCCTAAGGAACGTGCCAAACAgaaccagaggagaaaaaagattgTTACCACAGAGATTTACCTCCCAGATGCCTATGATTTCTCTTCCCAGGAAAGAGGATACAACAGTAAATGACTACCAGGAAGTCACATTTCAGAGTACAACATGGAAGAGTATCTTTAAGCCTTTTTTAATTCTCCCCATCCCCCAACATGGTTGAATGTAcctcatttcatttaaaattcaacTTATCAGTGGCCCTGGCTCCAAAACATTTGGAAttacagtagatttttttttgcagacatAGAAATTGACATAAAGAcaagaattaatttgaaaaagcaaTCATCTGCCAGACCAACTAGAGCTCTTTATAGATATTATTCATGTTCTCTTAAATTCTGCTAACATCTGTTGGAAAACATCGTTCTGACATGCTTTCTTGATCTGAAAAGCCTCCCAATTCCTATTTCTGTCAtcctgattaaaaagaaaaagtctaaaAGAAGGTCCGTGTAATAAAACCTGTGGGTACTGTGCTCTACCAACTTTCTATTCCATTGTTGATGGCAGGTaaggaaaaacaaccaaccaaacaaaaaaaccccacaaaccgaAACCACGCAGCAGATCACATCCCAAATACCCTTTTACACCCCAAACAGTCATCTTCTTGGGGGGACCATTTGTATAGCCAAAACGTTTTGGTGATATTGAAGTTTATCAGAAGCACACATGCCCCACACTTAAATGTATGTATTCAAGAACAGTTTCCTCAGATACTGAAAGTGCTAACTGTATTTACTAAACAAAACAATATGAATTTTAATCCCTACCATTCCATCATAACGGTCTCCAGGTCTACCCCTTCGGTCATAAGACATAAGATctctaaaatgagaaaaagcagcagcacatgaCTCATGTTATAAACTAGTTTATATATTCTAATTAAAGTTTTCATGATTTGCACACAACTATGAATTTCCCAATGCTTTAGCCAAGTTCTGAATGACATGAAATAAAGTTACAGAACTACTGACTATAGTCCTGATAGACTGCTACGttgcagaaataattaaattcaaatactttttaaaattctctggtGCAATGCACGCTCAATCCTGCATAATCACTACCGATACGGAGCGTGAAACAAGTCCTGGAAACATGAGCACAATTCAGCAAATTTTACTCAACTTGAGTTTTGTACAATGCATTTATGCAACAGCTTACCCGCCAcgaggaggtggtggaggaggaagaggaagattacGAGCTCTGctgccacctctgccaccacgacctggtggaggtggtggaggtcCTCTACGAGGGCTCATATCATCATAATCTCTTCTTGATGGAGGCATAGGTCGTCCACCACGACCAGGAGGCATTCGATCAAAGCCTCCTCTTCCACGCATTGGAAAGCCTACTGGACGTCCCCTTCTATCATCAAACATCATTGTGAAGCCACCGTAGTCATATGTTTCATCATAGAAATTGGGATCATAAGGCTGGGCCCGTCCTTTAATTGGAGActaagacacacaaaaaaaaccccaaaaacaacacCACCCCTCCCCCCTGGTTAGCACTGACTGTTACAATTATTATATGTcattaaattattatattaaatatataaatatgaatttatacATTCTGAATATGTTCTTGATTTCACAATGCTGATAAGAAAGGCAGGGATGGTGATATGCTTCCTGAGAACTTAACTATGATAGAGAAACTTCTGTTACTGATGGGTGACATGTACATTTGTCTCACTTCTTCcccaattttaaatttcttattttactgaTATGTAAAGCATGACTAACAGTCCATTGGTACcaaaaaatgctttcctcttccATAAGGTACACCCCAATTCtagaaaacaggaataatttcAAAGGGTGCTAACAGTCCAACACTTATTTTGTTACTGGAGAAGTAAGAGGCACTGAATTcaaaatagaaatggaaagatACAATTTTCCATCCAAATCATCCCGACTTTCATGAATACCAATGAAAGAATAAGTTTAAGACACATTACCTCAGAGATAAGATCCAAGATAATCTTGATACATTCCACAACTCTATCAGGTTTTCCACCAATAAGCACCACTCTATCAGTGGAATGAGGACAACACTCTTGGAAGAGCTTAATGGTGGTCTGTGTGTTCtgttgaagagaagaaaaaaaaaaaaaaaaaaaaaaacacaaaccaccccaaaatcttcaaatagaagtattttaaacaattttataaacttattgaaaacaaaatgggTAAGACACAtgctaaaacatttttaaagaaacaatcaaACTAGACCATTAAACTTCCAGTCATTTTAAGTGAATGCTTGCTTCTGAGTTCTTACAACAAATTTAATCTTAGGATATTATGTTTTTAAGACCTGCAATGACATCAGTTTGTATGAAATGctagtgaagaggaaaaaagttcaatttttaaaatctttcaatTATGGCTCATCTACATGGTCATTTAATCAAATATTAGCAAAAGGACCACATATCCATTATAAGCTTACAGGTTATATAAACCTTCACATGCCATAAAAACATGCTTTGGATGCAAGACAGCAATGTTGCCAGGATTATGTCTAGTCACCTTGCCTTTCTCAGTCCACACAAATAGTAGCTTACACCTAAACTGACCTGGAATTGCCTTTGACACAATGCCAGGAAAGGCTAGAAAACAACACTCTAGATTCAGAGACCACTAGCTTTTTAGAACAAAACCTCATTCCTTCACAAGGAACAGTCCTTCACAAAGGAAACAGTGGTCTTCAAGGAAGCAGaactaaaaaacccaacccaaaccaaaaaacccccacaaaaaacccaaaccacacaacacaacaccaaaacccaccaaacccccaaaccaaccaaccccaacccacccaaaaccaaacaaaaaaccccaaccagcaccccccccaacaaaaaacaaaacccacaacaaaaagacccccaaacccacccaaaaacccaacaaaaaccccaccccatACTACCTTTTTATAGCAATATTCAAACATCTATTAAATGATCATTGTTAGAGTTTATGGAGATGCATCCATGCTAAACCATTTCCAAGTCCAACACCACCAATATAGTCTATTCAGCAGTTCCCAGAAGGAGTGATGaatggcattttaattttaaaaagtatcctTTATTTATAAAGATTACTCTACTGCTGATAGTCCTAGGCTCTATCATCAACAGCCACTTTATTTCTGACTTTTTGCAAGAAAGTTGTAATAAGTAACTCAGATTGGTCTCAGAACACAGAAATCATGTATGAAATATGTTCTGAAGGAATTATTGCACAGATGATGCTTACACTCACTGTTTATGAACACAAAAACCTAATTTGTTTATAGAATAAAAGCAGAATCTGAAAAGAATAGGAAACAGTACCTCTCTGAGTTCTTTGATTTTAGCACCCTTGACACCAATAATTCCTCCTGCTAGACTTTGGTGAATTAGAAGTCTTAATTCACAGTCAAAGTCGCTACCTTTGTAGTGTTGATACTGTAAGTAAGATGCAtacaaggaaagaataaaatattagtcaggggaaaaaataattgaaaaatcaaaatactaattttggggttttttgttaaggTTTTTCTCCAAACACCATGGTATGACTTAATTTGCTGCTGAACCGTAATGCTGTATTTGCTACGATAGAATCACACCTATTTAAGTACTTTGCCTCAACATGAGGTGATGTCAAATtagttttccttatttcttttattattactgtatAAAATTTTAAGATATCAAACAGCGCAACACACTTGCTTACAAAGCCAAGGCAGGATGGAAATTACAATACAGCTACTTCAAACTGGGGACTAAACATGTCAGGAGACAGGTGTTTTGAAGGGGAGAAGACTGTTCCAAATATTAATTTTCTAGGAAGAGATTGTCTCTGTCCTCTACCAAAAAAAATTGCCAACACGTAGTTTGAGAGCTATAGGCCTCCTTTCAAAAAaggctgggttttattttctaatttaacatattaaaaatagCACACAATCATATAGAATTATCttggtttaaaaatataaatttatacctctgaagaagaaacaaacctAAGAGACATACCTCTTCTAAAGTAGGGATAATCTTCTTCAAGATTTCTCCAATTGTCTCTGTATCTGCACTTATACTCAAGATGCTGTTAGAGGCCATAGTGTCAGAAAATATGGAGGTGGAAAAGTAGTAGAATTAAGTTTAGTATTCATAATCATACACAAAATTCTAACAAGATTGACTACACAGAAGAACTTAAAATTAATATTCCCCATTTAAAGTAAACCTGTTCACTGGATTTACAACACATGCATCTTTGTTTATGCCCAATATATATGCATGATGAATTTAAGACTAGGTAGGTCTTGCAGAGAGAGCGAGTGAGAGTGAGAGAGCGAGCTTTTGGAAGGGCTCAGATTAAGTGGGCAAGAAATCGACGCAGAACTGAAAGTAGAAGTGAATATTCATGTTCCCCACCACCACTAATTTAGTATACCCTTGCCATTATGTTGGTAAAACTGGCACACCTTCTTGTAGAAAAAGTGGGGATATGCAAGTGGTCAACGTTATATCTGGAGTAAGGTTGAGAGACCAGTTAGAAATTAGATTACTAATGGGCTCTgcaaaaaaggaatataaatacaaggaaaaaaacccccaaaacaaacaaacaaaacaccaaaaccccccacaaacaaaaacataACACAAATGAGAAGTGAAGGAAAGTGAACTAGAGTTAGTATTTAATCGGAAATAATCATGAACAGACAATGTTGGGGGAAGCAAGGTGGGCCACAAAGACAGAGCTAGAGACTTTTGAAACAATTTGATTTATAATGCAGTGAATATGCAACACTTGAAACTGTGCTCCttccattgaaataaaattaGTGGATTGTTTGGGTGGCCAACTCACGTAAAAGTTCAGTGACAAAAAGACTTAATGgggaaaataagacagaaaactttaaaaaacaatacaCGGTCTATAAGGGGATACTATTTAATTATATAAAAGGCAggtaataaaatacatttctctctttctaatcAGGCAGTGAGGCATAAACTGTTGGGACATACCGCTCGGGGCCACTGCTGTCTGGGACTGAAACACTTGCATTGTACTGCATTGGTCATTGGCGTTCGTGGATGTTGGCATTGGGCATGGGTATTCAATCAGAAGTTGTCAAGTATGGTACCCGTTTGGCAACAAGCACATTTTTGGGCATAGCCAACCAGGGTTTTCACATGGGCGTTCAGGGGCGGATGGGCCAACGTCATGGTGGGCAACGCAGGGGCAAGTCGATCCAGTACATGGGTAACGGAGATATATGGCCAAAAaaacaaggagagggaaaagggggaaaagcaataaattttaatttaatacaaaCTATACTCATTACTCTCAGTTAATGAAACAAGCTTAAGTTGTTCTGAAGACTAACACAATAATGGATTGCTACATCGACTGTGGCTTAACAGTATGGATCTTAATGAGTTACTTTATCTGACTAAActactttttacttttaacatAATGATGTTTCAGTAGCAGGCTGGCTCATTAACGTAGACACAAAAACTGTTGAGATCCATATTACTGAAACCTTGGGCAAGTTGGGAAAGTTAGTATTCCAGACCAATTAAATTATCTGGACTTaggtgatttatttatttacttaaaacaaacaagcaaacacactAGCTGCCAAAGTTAGTGAGTGTATGTATGATTCCTGACCACTTCAGCTTAATCCTCAATTCTAGTTGCTATAGTTTGTGAACTTAGTTGGAACTGATTCTGTAATGATATATTAGCAAATATTGTGTTGAACACAGTCTTGCTTGAAAAAATTGCTGAAATTGTAGCTGATGCTAAGTACAGGAGTGTAAACAAATGGAATTTAAGAAGCATTGCCaagttttataaatacataacaTTTACGCTGAACACGTGTCTAATCACAAGAGTCAACCCACTATAAAATATGAATAGGTAAATAAGTCATGACCATTTAAAATGCTTCCAAGTAacagaataaaatgtttctttactgTTCTATACCCGTATTTAAATCATGCAACCTTAACATGAATGTTTTTGTGCTTTATGTCCAAGCTGTTTAAGTAAGAACAGATGGAccattatgggtttttttttaaaggaagttaaaGAATTCCTCTGTCACTGGGTTAAGCCAGCCACCTGCAATAATTTTCAATAGTACTATAATTGATTCACACATATGGGAAATAGTACAGTTAAGGGTTTTAAGCTTTGCCAAATATTTATAATGAAAGATATTAACTCATTTGAAGTGTGTAATTTAGAGGAACCCTGTTTGAAAGCAAAGAGGTTTAAAATAAACCTCTCCTCCACATAACTCAAGCTGGGTTTTAATTACACAAACTGAAAAACTTATCTCCTCTAACAATCATTATAAATGGCTTATAATTAGATTATTGTTGTCTAGATttgaatttcttcatttctaGAAATGTATGCAATCAAGTTTTCAATGTGGTGCTCTGAAAGAATTGGTGTTAAATTAATTCAAACTCATATATACTCACATCTGTACGAAGTGCCTTAATATTTTTGCCACCTTTTCCAATCACTGCTCCAGCATTCTGGAAAATAGTTTTCAGAAGTTATGTTATGCTAATACAGCACAGACTACATTTTTGAACTGAAGACTAAGAACAATGTATCTATTTCTGCATTACCTTGTGGGATACATTTAGGGGTGGAGTggggcttgttttgcttttgaaaggttCAAATTAAATCAAAACATAAACTGATATGGTtttaccatggggaaaaaaaggtcaaaacaGCTCTTACCACTGAactttggaaagagagaaaaatactgaataatattatttcaatttcaaatttaAGTTTCTAGGCAATTCTGCCTGTGTTAAAACCATCTCAGAGTATGACTGAAAAAATACCTTATGGGATTCCATGCACGTTATGTAGGTCAAGGATTTTCCTAATTTATTtgatcacttttttaaaaaaaatatgtttgcaaaTTTCACTTTCACACTCCGAACATTTGATAATTTCAAATGTTACTTTGGGTCTAAACCTA
Above is a genomic segment from Mycteria americana isolate JAX WOST 10 ecotype Jacksonville Zoo and Gardens chromosome Z unlocalized genomic scaffold, USCA_MyAme_1.0 Scaffold_18, whole genome shotgun sequence containing:
- the LOC142402908 gene encoding heterogeneous nuclear ribonucleoprotein K isoform X2; translation: METEQQEETFTNTETNDLSTGKRPAEDMEEEQAFKRSRNTDEMVELRILLQSKNAGAVIGKGGKNIKALRTDYNASVSVPDSSGPERILSISADTETIGEILKKIIPTLEEYQHYKGSDFDCELRLLIHQSLAGGIIGVKGAKIKELRENTQTTIKLFQECCPHSTDRVVLIGGKPDRVVECIKIILDLISESPIKGRAQPYDPNFYDETYDYGGFTMMFDDRRGRPVGFPMRGRGGFDRMPPGRGGRPMPPSRRDYDDMSPRRGPPPPPPGRGGRGGSRARNLPLPPPPPPRGGDLMSYDRRGRPGDRYDGMMMQCHVDACDDMQPPELFEGGSGYDYSYTGGRGSYGDLGGPIITTQVTIPKDLAGSIIGKGGQRIKQIRHESGASIKIDEPLEGSEDRIITITGTQDQIQNAQYLLQNSVKQYSGKFF
- the LOC142402908 gene encoding heterogeneous nuclear ribonucleoprotein K isoform X5, whose translation is METEQQEETFTNTETNDLSTGKRPAEDMEEEQAFKRSRNTDEMVELRILLQSKNAGAVIGKGGKNIKALRTDYNASVSVPDSSGPERILSISADTETIGEILKKIIPTLEEYQHYKGSDFDCELRLLIHQSLAGGIIGVKGAKIKELRENTQTTIKLFQECCPHSTDRVVLIGGKPDRVVECIKIILDLISESPIKGRAQPYDPNFYDETYDYGGFTMMFDDRRGRPVGFPMRGRGGFDRMPPGRGGRPMPPSRRDYDDMSPRRGPPPPPPGRGGRGGSRARNLPLPPPPPPRGGDLMSYDRRGRPGDRYDGMMMQCHVDACDDMQPPELFEGGSGYGGRGSYGDLGGPIITTQVTIPKDLAGSIIGKGGQRIKQIRHESGASIKIDEPLEGSEDRIITITGTQDQIQNAQYLLQNSVKQYADVEGF
- the LOC142402908 gene encoding heterogeneous nuclear ribonucleoprotein K isoform X6 — its product is METEQQEETFTNTETNDLSTGKRPAEDMEEEQAFKRSRNTDEMVELRILLQSKNAGAVIGKGGKNIKALRTDYNASVSVPDSSGPERILSISADTETIGEILKKIIPTLEENTQTTIKLFQECCPHSTDRVVLIGGKPDRVVECIKIILDLISESPIKGRAQPYDPNFYDETYDYGGFTMMFDDRRGRPVGFPMRGRGGFDRMPPGRGGRPMPPSRRDYDDMSPRRGPPPPPPGRGGRGGSRARNLPLPPPPPPRGGDLMSYDRRGRPGDRYDGMMMQCHVDACDDMQPPELFEGGSGYDYSYTGGRGSYGDLGGPIITTQVTIPKDLAGSIIGKGGQRIKQIRHESGASIKIDEPLEGSEDRIITITGTQDQIQNAQYLLQNSVKQYADVEGF
- the LOC142402908 gene encoding heterogeneous nuclear ribonucleoprotein K isoform X1, whose amino-acid sequence is METEQQEETFTNTETNDLSTGKRPAEDMEEEQAFKRSRNTDEMVELRILLQSKNAGAVIGKGGKNIKALRTDYNASVSVPDSSGPERILSISADTETIGEILKKIIPTLEEYQHYKGSDFDCELRLLIHQSLAGGIIGVKGAKIKELRENTQTTIKLFQECCPHSTDRVVLIGGKPDRVVECIKIILDLISESPIKGRAQPYDPNFYDETYDYGGFTMMFDDRRGRPVGFPMRGRGGFDRMPPGRGGRPMPPSRRDYDDMSPRRGPPPPPPGRGGRGGSRARNLPLPPPPPPRGGDLMSYDRRGRPGDRYDGMMMQCHVDACDDMQPPELFEGGSGYDYSYTGGRGSYGDLGGPIITTQVTIPKDLAGSIIGKGGQRIKQIRHESGASIKIDEPLEGSEDRIITITGTQDQIQNAQYLLQNSVKQYADVEGF
- the LOC142402908 gene encoding heterogeneous nuclear ribonucleoprotein K isoform X3, translating into METEQQEETFTNTETNGKRPAEDMEEEQAFKRSRNTDEMVELRILLQSKNAGAVIGKGGKNIKALRTDYNASVSVPDSSGPERILSISADTETIGEILKKIIPTLEEYQHYKGSDFDCELRLLIHQSLAGGIIGVKGAKIKELRENTQTTIKLFQECCPHSTDRVVLIGGKPDRVVECIKIILDLISESPIKGRAQPYDPNFYDETYDYGGFTMMFDDRRGRPVGFPMRGRGGFDRMPPGRGGRPMPPSRRDYDDMSPRRGPPPPPPGRGGRGGSRARNLPLPPPPPPRGGDLMSYDRRGRPGDRYDGMMMQCHVDACDDMQPPELFEGGSGYDYSYTGGRGSYGDLGGPIITTQVTIPKDLAGSIIGKGGQRIKQIRHESGASIKIDEPLEGSEDRIITITGTQDQIQNAQYLLQNSVKQYADVEGF
- the LOC142402908 gene encoding heterogeneous nuclear ribonucleoprotein K isoform X4, with the protein product METEQQEETFTNTETNGKRPAEDMEEEQAFKRSRNTDEMVELRILLQSKNAGAVIGKGGKNIKALRTDYNASVSVPDSSGPERILSISADTETIGEILKKIIPTLEEYQHYKGSDFDCELRLLIHQSLAGGIIGVKGAKIKELRENTQTTIKLFQECCPHSTDRVVLIGGKPDRVVECIKIILDLISESPIKGRAQPYDPNFYDETYDYGGFTMMFDDRRGRPVGFPMRGRGGFDRMPPGRGGRPMPPSRRDYDDMSPRRGPPPPPPGRGGRGGSRARNLPLPPPPPPRGGDLMSYDRRGRPGDRYDGMMMQCHVDACDDMQPPELFEGGSGYDYSYTGGRGSYGDLGGPIITTQVTIPKDLAGSIIGKGGQRIKQIRHESGASIKIDEPLEGSEDRIITITGTQDQIQNAQYLLQNSVKQYSGKFF